The Candidatus Neomarinimicrobiota bacterium genome contains the following window.
ATGAAAAAAAGTTTGATTCTCCGGAGGATTTGATAGAGCAGTTGAACAAGGATAAGATCGCTTGCAGCGCATGAGCATATTGACAATTTGAAGTGTGACATTTTAAAAGAGAGAGGGATGAAATTATATGGGCTTGACTAAGGAAGAGAAATCAAACATAGTCAGCGAATTTGGAACAGGTGAAAAGAACACCGGTTCGACCGAAGTCCAAATCGCATTATTAACAAGAAGAATTGCAAACTTAACCGAGCACCTAAAACAACATAAACATGATCACCACACAAGAAGAGGATTGGTCATGATGGTCGGTAAAAGAAGAAGGCTTCTAAACTATCTGGAAATTAAACATCTTGAAAAGTATCGTGATTTGATAAAAACGTTGAATCTGAGAAGGTAACGGGTGCTTTTGGGAAAAATAATAAGGAGTTATAAGTGATTATAAAAGAAATTGAAATTGGGGGTAGAACACTAAAATTAGAAACCGGGCGCATCGCAAGACAAGCCGACGGGTCTATATTGGCTTCATATGGAGATACTATGGTAATTGCCACCGCCGTGGCGAGCGATGAGCCGAGAGAAGGAATTGATTTCTTTCCGCTTACCGTAGAATATCGTGAAAAACATTACGCTGCCGGTAAAATTCCCGGCGGTTTTTTCAAGCGAGAGGGCAGACCTACGGAAAAAGAGATACTATCCGCAAGAATGACCGACAGGTCGATAAGGCCTCTCTTTCCGGACGGATTCAATAATGAGACACAGGTAATAATATTCGTGATCTCAAGCGATCAGGAGAACGATGCCGACACCCTCGGCATGATAGCGGGTTCGGCGGCTCTGGCAATTTCCGACATTCCGTTTAACGGACCTATCGCTGCTGTTCGGGTGGGTGAGCTGGATGGCGAACTGGTCATCAACCCATTGTTGAGTCAGGCGGACGAATGCGATATAGACATTATTGTATCCGGGAAAAAAGATTCACTCGTTATGGTTGAAGGACAATTAAATGAAGTAGCGGAATCGAGGATGCTCGAAGCATTATCTTTCGGACAGGAAAACGTTAAAAAGATCGTAACTCTTATCGATGAACTCGTTGAAGAATGCGGGAGACCCAAAAGGGAATTC
Protein-coding sequences here:
- the rpsO gene encoding 30S ribosomal protein S15; the protein is MGLTKEEKSNIVSEFGTGEKNTGSTEVQIALLTRRIANLTEHLKQHKHDHHTRRGLVMMVGKRRRLLNYLEIKHLEKYRDLIKTLNLRR